In Equus przewalskii isolate Varuska chromosome 6, EquPr2, whole genome shotgun sequence, one DNA window encodes the following:
- the CREBZF gene encoding CREB/ATF bZIP transcription factor isoform X2 yields MRHSLTKLLAASGGDSLTRSESPAPAATCSLPADSTRAAAAAAAEEETAAAGSPGRRQPRGDEAELEAGRGGRGGAAVRAPSPEEMEEEAVASVPGEETEDMDFLSGLELADLLDPRQPDWHLEPGLSSPGPLSSSGGGSDSGGLWRGDDDDEAAAAEMQRFSDLLQRLLNGIGGCSSGSDSGSGEKRRRKSPGGGGGSSGNDSNQAATKSPRKAAAAAARLNRLKKKEYVMGLESRVRGLAAENQELRAENRELGKRVQALQEESRYLRAVLANETGLARLLSRLSGVGLRLTTSLFRDSPAGDHDYALPVGKQQQDLLEEDDSAGGVCLHVDKDKVSVEFCSACARKASSSLKM; encoded by the coding sequence ATGAGGCATAGCCTGACCAAACTGCTGGCGGCCTCCGGCGGCGATTCCCTAACCCGCAGCGAGAGCCCGGCGCCGGCCGCGACCTGCTCCCTGCCCGCGGACTCgacccgggcggcggcggcggcggcggcggaggaaGAGACGGCGGCGGCCGGATCTCCCGGCCGCAGGCAGCCCCGCGGCGACGAGGCCGAGTTGGAGGCCGGGAGGGGGGGCCGCGGCGGTGCGGCCGTGCGCGCGCCCTCGCCcgaagagatggaggaggaggcggTCGCCAGCGTCCCCGGGGAGGAGACGGAGGATATGGACTTTCTGTCCGGGCTGGAACTGGCGGATCTCCTGGACCCCCGGCAACCGGACTGGCACCTGGAGCCCGGGCTCAGCTCGCCCGGGCCTCTCTCCTCGTCGGGCGGAGGCTCAGATAGCGGCGGCCTGTGGAGAGGGGACGACGACGACGAGGCCGCGGCTGCCGAGATGCAGCGCTTTTCTGACCTGCTGCAGAGGCTGTTAAACGGGATCGGAGGCTGCAGCAGCGGCAGTGACAGTGGCAGCGGCGAAAAGAGGCGGAGAAAGTCCCCaggaggaggcggcggcagcagcggcaACGACAGCAACCAGGCGGCGACAAAGAGTCCCCGGAAGGCGGCAGCGGCTGCTGCCCGTCTGAATCGGCTGAAGAAGAAGGAGTACGTGATGGGGCTGGAGAGTCGAGTGCGGGGTCTGGCAGCCGAGAACCAGGAGCTGCGGGCCGAGAATCGGGAGCTGGGCAAGCGCGTGCAGGCACTGCAGGAGGAGAGTCGCTACCTACGGGCCGTCTTAGCCAACGAGACCGGACTGGCTCGCTTGCTGAGCCGGCTGAGCGGCGTGGGACTGCGGCTGACCACCTCGCTCTTCAGAGACTCGCCCGCCGGTGATCATGACTACGCTCTGCCGGTGGGAAAGCAGCAGCAGGACCTGCTGGAAGAGGACGACTCGGCGGGAGGAGTGTGTCTTCATGTGGACAAGGATAAGGTGTCGGTGGAGTTCTGCTCGGCGTGCGCCCGGAAGGCGTCGTCTTCTCTTAAAATGTAG
- the CREBZF gene encoding CREB/ATF bZIP transcription factor isoform X1 → MRHSLTKLLAASGGDSLTRSESPAPAATCSLPADSTRAAAAAAAEEETAAAGSPGRRQPRGDEAELEAGRGGRGGAAVRAPSPEEMEEEAVASVPGEETEDMDFLSGLELADLLDPRQPDWHLEPGLSSPGPLSSSGGGSDSGGLWRGDDDDEAAAAEMQRFSDLLQRLLNGIGGCSSGSDSGSGEKRRRKSPGGGGGSSGNDSNQAATKSPRKAAAAAARLNRLKKKEYVMGLESRVRGLAAENQELRAENRELGKRVQALQEESRYLRAVLANETGLARLLSRLSGVGLRLTTSLFRDSPAGDHDYALPVGKQQQDLLEEDDSAGGVCLHVDKDKVSVEFCSACARKASSSLKIFFFR, encoded by the exons ATGAGGCATAGCCTGACCAAACTGCTGGCGGCCTCCGGCGGCGATTCCCTAACCCGCAGCGAGAGCCCGGCGCCGGCCGCGACCTGCTCCCTGCCCGCGGACTCgacccgggcggcggcggcggcggcggcggaggaaGAGACGGCGGCGGCCGGATCTCCCGGCCGCAGGCAGCCCCGCGGCGACGAGGCCGAGTTGGAGGCCGGGAGGGGGGGCCGCGGCGGTGCGGCCGTGCGCGCGCCCTCGCCcgaagagatggaggaggaggcggTCGCCAGCGTCCCCGGGGAGGAGACGGAGGATATGGACTTTCTGTCCGGGCTGGAACTGGCGGATCTCCTGGACCCCCGGCAACCGGACTGGCACCTGGAGCCCGGGCTCAGCTCGCCCGGGCCTCTCTCCTCGTCGGGCGGAGGCTCAGATAGCGGCGGCCTGTGGAGAGGGGACGACGACGACGAGGCCGCGGCTGCCGAGATGCAGCGCTTTTCTGACCTGCTGCAGAGGCTGTTAAACGGGATCGGAGGCTGCAGCAGCGGCAGTGACAGTGGCAGCGGCGAAAAGAGGCGGAGAAAGTCCCCaggaggaggcggcggcagcagcggcaACGACAGCAACCAGGCGGCGACAAAGAGTCCCCGGAAGGCGGCAGCGGCTGCTGCCCGTCTGAATCGGCTGAAGAAGAAGGAGTACGTGATGGGGCTGGAGAGTCGAGTGCGGGGTCTGGCAGCCGAGAACCAGGAGCTGCGGGCCGAGAATCGGGAGCTGGGCAAGCGCGTGCAGGCACTGCAGGAGGAGAGTCGCTACCTACGGGCCGTCTTAGCCAACGAGACCGGACTGGCTCGCTTGCTGAGCCGGCTGAGCGGCGTGGGACTGCGGCTGACCACCTCGCTCTTCAGAGACTCGCCCGCCGGTGATCATGACTACGCTCTGCCGGTGGGAAAGCAGCAGCAGGACCTGCTGGAAGAGGACGACTCGGCGGGAGGAGTGTGTCTTCATGTGGACAAGGATAAGGTGTCGGTGGAGTTCTGCTCGGCGTGCGCCCGGAAGGCGTCGTCTTCTCTTAAAAT TTTCTTTTTTAGGTGA